In one Sphingobium indicum B90A genomic region, the following are encoded:
- a CDS encoding phosphorylase family protein produces the protein MDESAAILKNADARGLRRVLIVTALPLERDAVREHFTEIGTCVGDDQLFYDCYEYRCGGKCDDESAQGWLVVVAECGAGTHVAQSAVIYATQMFKPFELILFIGVAASRKKDIPIGSVIASDRIYYPHVGKYEGGSFHNRARLHNIGKDLKMLATWVIREDGWQDRILPTKGWQRPSDPKYDFLFTPIAKLASIVTVEAVSADVTSELEKNIESHYQDAHALEMEGFGAALAAETTGTPIMVIRGISDMRQDKNPEDDAIYQPVAAMHAAAFGVRLLDEWSSRQKPSSAALKPLGDTLALPAPAVTAAVGRTVFNLDAELENLSEEAIERILETLRQKTGNPNLKLVGLEKGSVRLIVEGGDDPAQFDQTLLREALANEHQLALKGTVSEADYRAIQALESRLPALSAGLLNWPRTLPDGEWIARPESAELVDRLRTSEQSTTVLLGVPGGGKSAILADVALQLGALGWPVLAIKADLLPATLASDADLGQALGLDQAVSAAIHKIAALRPVVLVIDQLDALAGYVDLRTDRLNVLMNLVRKLSGFRNVHIVLSSREFEFRHDVRLRTIQAEELVLAPPLWEDISAILASHGVLSDGWPADARDVMLKPQALATFLRLLPTSGAAPFATYQAMLDAMWRAQVVAHPRGSQLDGLLAEIANIMADEEVLWLAQVRFDDRHEDIETLKALGILTAHGPGTIGFAHQTLFEHALARAFARGAVALSQFVLQRSGSLFLRPKLWAALSYLRGVELQAYRREIEAIWNQPTLRSHLRQLLVEFLGQQNEPLDFEELILVQALDQQRTRTAALRSIAGSPGWFKRLGKSVIAPMMTRSDEAGLAQYILSQGARFATDAVVDMIEVRWLPDPAFDNGAMQVLVECPVWDDRIAQMVVVMARRTGMAPFFLDNIVATVGADQPAYALALVEGVLDRSLEAAVAESNRRRALTAPKDEMSEAAIVWRVHNSPSDPLRRLVEDEREWDSLEALAEMHPRLVVDTLWPWLKRVMAALAEVDSSQRWSPGFPLNYGLDFRFTDENSFGLPEPTLLSGLRVALETLADRDPDAVRAWIAKDEGLQAAPAQRLFAHVLASQAECFADTAFSFLMADANRLHIGNFEDQSRTAKRLITAASPYWSDEQLRAFEQHVLDHGPDYAGKGTPPVESRRAVLSILRQAKLGLLRALPEDRLSDTAQRFIQEQARVFADRLVGATYSGVQMIGSPISSESLAQASQADIVRAFEEMPDATGWNHPNRRMEGGNIQLAREFASFAREAPERAAAVLRDLTAETGTRAAGYAIAAMAESADAVLVCDLLRNTVARGFDSEEFRGSCAGAVARLVSRNFLIPSDVVAILEHWLALPVSDEPHSEDTDDQPASDPHAAAEAETEHDRSLLWDSYGMVMLPHGNYPILDALMDVYLKRGDPEGLITLFERHLERQETTEIWQALVYHMLQIHPEDPRRLAEFIRVLFARHPALVGSREAAFLLGHLHWSHPALVADLILPAKASGSARIQRYFGELVGLIALVQPDQEWATNEFQALLEANAPLHAVHGAIESAVNVWREEKAQDPATAWLVAAMPMMDARGWEIFFDLFRQLDELHPGPQTTALLSAMADHLPATVEADPMFVVSGLSSLLPHNATLVGRIANHLVEAQRARLADLRTGHSAVVPDLVDLAITLHRAGEASRETGTALFEQLMDLDLYLARQTFDEIDNRFRKTAQPRRRRLLRRSQRRQARRSFARSSSV, from the coding sequence GTGGACGAATCAGCCGCCATCCTCAAAAATGCAGACGCCCGCGGGTTACGGCGGGTGCTCATTGTCACCGCGCTGCCGCTAGAGCGGGACGCGGTACGCGAGCATTTTACCGAGATCGGAACCTGTGTTGGCGACGATCAGCTCTTCTACGACTGCTATGAATATCGCTGCGGCGGCAAATGCGATGACGAGAGCGCGCAAGGGTGGCTGGTGGTCGTCGCCGAATGCGGCGCGGGCACGCATGTCGCGCAAAGCGCGGTGATCTACGCTACCCAGATGTTCAAGCCGTTCGAGCTGATCCTATTCATCGGCGTCGCGGCGTCGCGGAAAAAGGACATCCCGATTGGCAGCGTCATCGCCTCGGATCGAATCTACTACCCGCATGTCGGCAAATATGAGGGTGGCAGTTTCCACAATCGCGCACGGCTGCACAATATCGGCAAGGACCTCAAAATGCTAGCGACCTGGGTCATTCGCGAAGATGGATGGCAGGACCGGATCCTGCCGACCAAGGGCTGGCAGCGTCCTTCCGATCCCAAATATGATTTCCTGTTCACGCCGATCGCCAAGCTTGCCAGCATTGTGACCGTCGAGGCGGTATCCGCCGATGTCACAAGCGAGCTCGAGAAGAACATCGAATCCCATTATCAGGATGCGCATGCCCTCGAGATGGAAGGCTTTGGCGCGGCACTCGCAGCGGAGACCACCGGCACGCCAATCATGGTGATCCGGGGCATTTCGGACATGCGCCAAGACAAAAATCCGGAAGACGATGCAATCTACCAGCCGGTCGCCGCGATGCACGCCGCCGCTTTCGGGGTGCGGCTGCTCGACGAATGGAGCAGCCGCCAGAAGCCAAGTTCGGCGGCTTTGAAGCCGTTGGGTGATACCCTAGCCCTACCCGCCCCGGCGGTAACGGCGGCGGTGGGCCGCACCGTGTTCAATCTCGATGCCGAACTCGAGAACCTTTCCGAAGAAGCGATCGAGCGGATTCTCGAAACGCTCCGCCAGAAGACCGGCAACCCCAATCTTAAACTGGTCGGACTCGAAAAGGGATCTGTGCGGCTGATCGTCGAGGGTGGCGACGATCCTGCTCAATTCGATCAGACGCTGTTGCGCGAGGCTCTGGCGAACGAACACCAGCTCGCGCTCAAGGGCACCGTCTCGGAAGCCGATTACCGGGCCATTCAAGCGCTCGAAAGCCGGTTGCCCGCGCTCTCAGCGGGCCTCCTTAACTGGCCCCGCACTCTACCCGACGGCGAATGGATCGCCCGGCCTGAGAGCGCGGAACTCGTCGACCGTCTGCGCACCAGCGAGCAGAGCACGACGGTGCTTCTCGGCGTGCCAGGCGGCGGCAAATCGGCCATCCTCGCCGACGTCGCGCTGCAGCTCGGCGCACTTGGGTGGCCGGTACTGGCGATCAAGGCAGATCTCCTCCCGGCGACGCTGGCGTCCGACGCCGATCTTGGACAAGCGCTCGGTCTCGACCAAGCCGTATCGGCCGCCATCCACAAAATCGCGGCGTTGCGCCCGGTAGTTCTGGTCATCGATCAGCTTGATGCGCTGGCTGGCTATGTCGATTTGCGCACCGACCGGCTGAACGTGCTGATGAACCTCGTGCGCAAGCTCAGCGGATTTCGCAACGTCCATATCGTGCTATCGTCGCGCGAGTTCGAGTTCCGCCACGATGTACGGCTCCGCACGATACAGGCCGAAGAGCTGGTTCTTGCGCCGCCGCTATGGGAGGACATCTCCGCCATCCTGGCCTCCCATGGGGTCCTTTCCGATGGCTGGCCAGCGGATGCGCGCGACGTCATGTTGAAGCCGCAAGCGCTGGCGACCTTCTTGCGGCTGCTTCCGACGAGCGGGGCCGCGCCCTTCGCGACCTATCAGGCTATGCTCGACGCCATGTGGCGCGCGCAGGTGGTGGCGCATCCGCGCGGGTCGCAGCTCGACGGCTTGCTCGCCGAAATCGCGAATATCATGGCGGACGAAGAGGTACTCTGGCTGGCCCAGGTGCGGTTCGACGACCGCCACGAGGACATTGAGACACTCAAGGCGCTCGGGATATTGACCGCACACGGGCCGGGAACGATTGGCTTCGCGCATCAAACTTTGTTCGAGCATGCCTTGGCGCGCGCGTTCGCGCGCGGTGCGGTCGCGCTGTCGCAATTCGTGTTGCAGCGCAGTGGGTCGCTGTTCCTGCGCCCGAAATTATGGGCAGCCTTAAGCTATCTGCGCGGCGTCGAACTACAAGCTTATCGCCGCGAGATCGAGGCGATCTGGAATCAGCCCACGCTGCGATCGCATCTGCGGCAACTTCTCGTCGAGTTTCTTGGACAGCAGAACGAACCGCTCGACTTTGAAGAACTGATCTTGGTTCAGGCGCTTGACCAACAGCGGACACGGACAGCCGCCCTGCGCTCGATCGCAGGAAGCCCGGGCTGGTTCAAGCGCCTCGGGAAAAGCGTGATAGCGCCGATGATGACGCGGTCCGATGAAGCGGGCCTGGCACAGTATATTCTGAGCCAGGGCGCGCGGTTCGCCACGGATGCGGTGGTCGACATGATAGAGGTACGCTGGTTGCCTGATCCAGCGTTCGACAACGGCGCGATGCAGGTGCTGGTCGAGTGCCCGGTCTGGGACGATCGCATCGCGCAGATGGTGGTCGTTATGGCGCGCCGCACGGGCATGGCGCCCTTCTTTCTCGACAATATCGTTGCGACGGTCGGGGCCGACCAGCCCGCATATGCGCTGGCACTTGTCGAGGGCGTGCTCGATCGCTCGTTGGAAGCGGCTGTCGCCGAATCCAACCGGCGGCGCGCGCTGACCGCGCCCAAGGACGAAATGTCCGAAGCGGCGATCGTGTGGCGCGTCCACAACTCGCCGAGTGATCCCCTGCGTCGTCTCGTCGAAGACGAGCGCGAATGGGATAGTCTCGAGGCGCTTGCCGAGATGCATCCGCGACTCGTCGTCGATACGCTATGGCCGTGGCTGAAGCGGGTTATGGCCGCGCTTGCCGAAGTGGATAGCAGCCAGCGCTGGTCACCGGGCTTTCCGCTCAATTATGGCCTCGATTTCCGCTTCACCGACGAGAACAGCTTTGGGCTGCCCGAACCGACCTTGCTCAGCGGGTTGCGGGTCGCGCTCGAAACATTGGCCGATCGCGATCCTGATGCGGTTCGCGCCTGGATCGCCAAGGATGAAGGACTCCAAGCGGCGCCGGCACAGAGGCTGTTCGCGCATGTCCTCGCCAGCCAAGCGGAATGCTTCGCGGACACCGCCTTCTCCTTCCTCATGGCAGACGCCAACCGGCTACATATCGGCAATTTCGAAGATCAGTCGCGCACGGCAAAGCGCCTGATCACCGCCGCTAGCCCGTACTGGAGTGACGAGCAGCTGCGAGCATTCGAACAGCATGTCCTCGACCATGGTCCCGACTATGCCGGCAAGGGCACGCCCCCGGTCGAATCACGCCGGGCAGTGTTGTCGATCCTCCGGCAGGCGAAACTTGGGCTGCTTCGCGCGCTGCCAGAAGATCGCCTGTCCGATACGGCACAGCGCTTTATCCAGGAGCAAGCGCGGGTGTTCGCCGACCGCCTCGTCGGCGCGACCTATTCCGGCGTGCAGATGATCGGATCGCCGATCTCTTCGGAGTCACTCGCGCAGGCCAGCCAGGCCGACATCGTCCGCGCCTTTGAAGAAATGCCTGACGCGACCGGCTGGAATCATCCCAACCGCCGAATGGAAGGGGGCAATATCCAGCTCGCGCGTGAATTCGCCAGCTTCGCGCGCGAGGCACCCGAGCGCGCCGCGGCTGTGCTGCGCGACCTGACCGCCGAGACGGGCACGCGAGCGGCGGGCTATGCGATCGCGGCCATGGCGGAAAGCGCAGACGCCGTACTCGTCTGCGACTTGCTGCGAAACACGGTCGCGCGCGGTTTCGACAGCGAGGAGTTTCGCGGGTCATGCGCCGGTGCCGTAGCACGGCTCGTATCGCGCAACTTCCTGATCCCGAGCGATGTGGTCGCAATCCTCGAACATTGGCTTGCGCTTCCGGTATCCGACGAACCGCATTCCGAGGATACCGACGATCAGCCTGCCAGCGACCCGCATGCAGCGGCCGAAGCCGAAACCGAACATGACCGTTCGCTGCTCTGGGACTCCTACGGAATGGTGATGCTGCCGCATGGCAACTACCCGATCCTGGATGCGCTCATGGACGTCTATCTGAAGCGTGGCGACCCGGAGGGACTGATCACCTTGTTCGAGCGCCATCTCGAAAGGCAGGAGACGACCGAGATCTGGCAGGCGCTCGTCTACCACATGCTGCAGATCCACCCCGAGGATCCCAGGCGGCTCGCCGAATTCATCCGGGTGCTCTTTGCACGTCACCCTGCTTTGGTAGGCAGCCGCGAGGCCGCGTTCCTGTTGGGGCATCTACATTGGTCGCATCCTGCCTTGGTCGCCGATTTGATCTTGCCCGCCAAGGCATCGGGGAGCGCCCGCATTCAGCGCTATTTCGGCGAGCTGGTCGGCCTCATTGCGCTGGTTCAGCCCGACCAGGAGTGGGCGACGAACGAATTCCAAGCCTTGCTCGAGGCCAATGCACCGCTGCATGCCGTGCATGGCGCCATCGAATCGGCGGTCAATGTCTGGCGCGAGGAAAAGGCTCAGGACCCCGCCACAGCGTGGCTGGTGGCGGCGATGCCAATGATGGATGCCCGCGGCTGGGAGATATTCTTCGACCTGTTCCGGCAGCTCGACGAACTCCATCCTGGCCCGCAGACAACCGCCTTGCTGAGCGCAATGGCCGATCATCTTCCCGCAACGGTCGAAGCGGATCCGATGTTCGTTGTGTCCGGTCTATCGAGTTTGCTGCCGCACAATGCGACGTTGGTTGGCCGCATCGCCAATCACCTCGTGGAGGCGCAGCGGGCACGGTTGGCCGACTTGCGCACCGGCCACTCAGCCGTCGTACCGGATCTAGTCGACCTTGCGATCACCCTCCATCGCGCAGGGGAAGCATCCCGCGAAACGGGCACAGCCCTGTTCGAACAGTTGATGGACCTCGATCTGTATCTGGCGCGGCAAACGTTCGACGAGATCGACAATCGTTTCCGTAAAACCGCGCAACCGCGCCGCCGGCGATTGCTCCGGCGCTCGCAGCGTCGGCAGGCACGCCGATCGTTCGCGCGATCGAGCTCGGTATGA
- a CDS encoding pentapeptide repeat-containing protein encodes MEDPFAHPVLKQLTLSRSDMEALAGKPHTVVECELVRVDLSGLDLSQWSFEKCDLREADFHGAKLERSTWRSCRAAFASFAGCDLSEASFTNSDFNNVTLKRSNLDGAKVVGCKFTGADLTDVRALEIRFEETLLINAKMPGRDFRKATLARLDFSQADLRKCDFRHATFNNCSLRDALLDAARFDGADLRGADLGGIRLGDALQFRGATISNVQASQLLSELGLKVR; translated from the coding sequence ATGGAAGACCCTTTTGCTCATCCGGTGCTGAAACAGCTGACCCTTTCCAGAAGCGATATGGAAGCGTTGGCGGGGAAACCGCACACAGTGGTCGAATGCGAACTCGTTCGGGTCGATCTTTCTGGTCTGGATCTGTCGCAATGGTCGTTCGAAAAATGTGACCTTCGGGAGGCCGATTTTCATGGAGCGAAACTGGAACGCTCCACGTGGCGGTCATGTCGCGCTGCCTTCGCCTCATTCGCCGGCTGCGACCTGTCCGAAGCGTCCTTCACCAATAGCGATTTCAACAATGTCACGCTCAAACGCAGCAATCTTGACGGCGCAAAAGTCGTGGGGTGCAAGTTCACGGGCGCAGATTTGACTGACGTGAGGGCGTTGGAGATCCGGTTCGAGGAAACCTTGCTCATAAATGCCAAGATGCCCGGGCGCGATTTTCGGAAAGCCACGCTGGCGCGCCTGGATTTTTCGCAAGCTGACCTGCGCAAATGTGATTTTCGCCATGCCACCTTCAACAATTGCAGTTTGCGTGATGCGCTGCTGGATGCCGCACGATTTGACGGTGCCGATCTGCGCGGTGCGGACCTTGGCGGCATCCGGCTTGGAGATGCATTACAGTTCCGCGGTGCAACAATCTCAAACGTGCAGGCAAGTCAGCTTCTGAGTGAGCTCGGACTGAAAGTCCGCTGA
- a CDS encoding tryptophan synthase subunit beta has product MRSITAYFRLGGFLAVIMFVTRIFEDGGWPLFLFIAFVVLIIIGLVLSRTKPSKVPTSIHTPTAREKRAVTTPKPIPNHPVHRVNSAPTRPVSIDQALASLPPWLIERSGSLFYTGREAFAGRRQLYLLGLNPGGDPDLQRQDTIGKALTDFRDRPRPWSAYLDDSWQGAAPGTWGMQPRVLHMLKELGCDPRLTPASNVVFVRSRDEAALRTEKARLLQLCWPVHQAVIDHLGVEVVVCFGATAGKWVREQIRANRPIGEFREQNARGWKSEAHQAINGRAVITVTHPGRADWRNPAADPTPLVRQILDRR; this is encoded by the coding sequence ATGAGATCCATCACTGCATATTTCAGATTGGGCGGATTCCTCGCGGTAATCATGTTTGTCACGAGGATCTTCGAGGACGGGGGGTGGCCCTTATTCCTGTTCATCGCCTTCGTCGTTCTGATCATCATTGGGCTTGTCCTGTCCAGGACCAAGCCGTCGAAAGTTCCAACATCCATACATACACCCACCGCAAGGGAGAAGCGCGCAGTGACCACGCCAAAGCCGATTCCCAACCATCCCGTGCATCGGGTGAACTCAGCTCCGACGAGACCCGTTTCCATCGATCAAGCTCTCGCTTCTCTCCCGCCCTGGTTGATCGAGCGGTCTGGCTCACTGTTCTATACGGGAAGGGAGGCCTTCGCCGGCAGAAGGCAGCTTTACCTTCTGGGGCTCAACCCGGGGGGTGACCCAGATCTGCAGCGGCAAGACACCATAGGCAAGGCCTTGACTGATTTCAGGGATCGCCCTCGCCCATGGTCGGCCTATCTGGATGATAGTTGGCAAGGCGCTGCGCCCGGAACCTGGGGCATGCAACCACGCGTCCTGCATATGCTGAAGGAGCTTGGCTGCGACCCGCGTCTTACACCTGCAAGCAATGTGGTGTTCGTGAGGTCAAGGGACGAAGCCGCCTTGCGAACCGAGAAGGCAAGGCTTCTCCAGTTGTGCTGGCCAGTCCATCAGGCTGTTATCGACCACCTGGGCGTCGAGGTTGTCGTCTGCTTTGGAGCAACAGCTGGCAAGTGGGTACGGGAACAGATTCGGGCCAACCGCCCCATCGGCGAATTTCGTGAACAGAACGCAAGGGGATGGAAGAGCGAGGCTCATCAAGCCATCAATGGCCGCGCTGTCATCACTGTAACCCATCCTGGCCGCGCTGACTGGCGTAATCCAGCAGCCGATCCCACGCCGTTGGTCAGGCAGATTTTGGATAGGCGATAA
- a CDS encoding very short patch repair endonuclease, producing the protein MVDIVDAATRSRMMAGIRGKDTGPEVTLRRAMHARGFRYRLHVRSMPGRPDLVFPRYKAVVFVHGCFWHRHEGCRYATSPATRSEFWAEKFATNLARDRNNEERLRAAGWRIAVVWECALKRSIDEVVEQLSRWLLSPSHERLEL; encoded by the coding sequence ATGGTCGACATTGTCGACGCAGCGACACGCTCCAGGATGATGGCAGGGATTCGGGGGAAGGATACCGGCCCTGAAGTCACACTCAGGCGTGCAATGCATGCTCGCGGTTTCAGATATCGGCTGCATGTCCGGTCGATGCCGGGGCGGCCTGATCTGGTCTTTCCCCGCTACAAGGCTGTCGTGTTCGTCCACGGATGTTTCTGGCACCGGCACGAGGGATGCCGCTATGCCACTTCACCCGCGACCCGGTCGGAATTCTGGGCAGAAAAGTTCGCGACGAACTTGGCGCGGGACCGAAACAATGAGGAACGGCTTCGAGCCGCCGGTTGGCGGATTGCGGTTGTGTGGGAGTGTGCTCTCAAGCGATCGATCGATGAGGTCGTGGAACAACTGTCTCGCTGGTTGCTAAGCCCCAGCCATGAGCGGCTGGAGCTTTAG
- a CDS encoding DNA cytosine methyltransferase: MSRSFKTVDLFAGPGGLAEGFSSLRNAEGKRIFDIALSVEKEPSAFATLRLRAFTRQFTALPDCYYQYLAGEITRQTLADRYPEEWKAAEDETAMLELGTEDAQQALDPCLDRIRKEADGDTIVIGGPPCQAYSLVGRARNRGIKNYDPATDHRHFLYREYIRILGRLQPIAFVMENVKGMLSSRVKGESIFERVLNDLRAAGGEPDSYTLLPLVDGAKGRHAGRVIRSEDFGIPQCRHRVILLGIRSDVLANIPASTFGRTLEPASRTTVASVLTGMPALRSGLSRSPDTPDNWRVAAVSAFRTAASACRNDGTWLNDVAKALSEHARQLEAAENMLPRSSRQVTPIKDNRLGAWLADERLPTLPNHESRGHMESDLARYAFAATFAEKFDRSPKAEEFPAALAPDHSNWESGHFADRFRVQHWKAPSTTVTSHISKDGHYFIHPDPAQCRSLTVREAARLQTFPDNYFFEGNRTQQYVQVGNAVPPLLARQIAELVADILNS; the protein is encoded by the coding sequence ATGAGCCGCAGCTTCAAGACTGTCGACCTGTTCGCGGGCCCTGGCGGCCTGGCCGAGGGGTTTTCATCCCTGCGCAATGCGGAAGGCAAACGGATCTTCGATATTGCGCTTTCTGTCGAGAAGGAGCCCTCTGCGTTCGCAACGTTGCGACTGCGAGCCTTCACCCGCCAGTTCACAGCACTACCGGATTGCTACTACCAGTATCTGGCTGGCGAGATCACCAGACAGACGCTGGCCGATCGCTATCCGGAAGAATGGAAAGCCGCGGAAGACGAAACCGCGATGCTCGAGCTGGGGACCGAAGATGCCCAGCAGGCACTGGATCCCTGTCTCGATCGCATCAGGAAAGAGGCCGATGGCGACACAATCGTCATAGGCGGGCCTCCCTGTCAGGCATATTCGCTGGTCGGGCGGGCCCGGAACCGGGGTATCAAGAATTACGATCCCGCGACAGACCATCGCCATTTCCTGTATCGCGAATACATCCGCATCCTGGGTCGCCTTCAACCGATCGCTTTCGTCATGGAAAACGTGAAAGGCATGCTGTCTTCCAGGGTGAAGGGCGAAAGCATTTTCGAGCGGGTGCTGAACGATCTGAGAGCAGCAGGCGGAGAACCCGACAGCTATACCCTCCTTCCTCTCGTGGACGGGGCCAAGGGCAGACATGCCGGTCGCGTGATCCGGAGCGAGGACTTCGGCATCCCGCAGTGCAGGCATCGCGTGATTCTCCTGGGCATCCGGAGCGACGTGCTTGCCAATATCCCCGCTTCCACATTCGGTCGCACGTTGGAACCGGCAAGCCGAACCACGGTCGCAAGCGTCCTGACAGGCATGCCAGCATTGCGCAGCGGATTGAGCCGGAGCCCCGACACCCCCGACAACTGGCGCGTCGCAGCGGTATCCGCGTTCCGTACTGCCGCATCAGCGTGCCGGAATGACGGCACCTGGCTCAACGACGTCGCCAAGGCGCTTTCCGAACATGCCCGGCAACTCGAAGCCGCAGAGAATATGCTTCCGCGTTCCAGCCGGCAGGTGACACCAATCAAGGACAACAGGCTGGGCGCCTGGCTTGCAGACGAACGATTGCCAACCCTCCCCAACCACGAGAGCCGCGGACATATGGAGAGCGATCTGGCGCGTTATGCATTTGCAGCGACCTTCGCGGAAAAATTCGACCGCTCGCCCAAGGCCGAAGAATTCCCGGCTGCCCTGGCTCCCGACCACAGCAACTGGGAGAGCGGCCATTTCGCCGATCGTTTCCGCGTCCAGCACTGGAAAGCACCCTCGACGACGGTGACCAGCCACATTTCCAAGGATGGTCATTACTTCATCCATCCGGATCCCGCGCAGTGCCGCAGCCTAACCGTCAGGGAAGCTGCCCGACTGCAGACCTTTCCGGACAACTACTTCTTCGAGGGCAACCGGACGCAGCAATATGTGCAGGTCGGCAACGCCGTTCCGCCGCTGCTCGCCCGGCAGATCGCCGAGCTGGTGGCAGACATATTGAACAGCTGA
- a CDS encoding AIPR family protein yields MEELAEFHRELIADVQGDADAMGLITAEAFLEKIGDILDEAGEVSSLGLCYFDGKDGTKPLHVDAYGWDQDDEEGVLTMAVCDFVLSDEPKSIGKDEINSQLKRLANFIVAAVRQSFREGLEETSKGFVLADLIARSWKKIGKIKLLLVTNRVNKARTDAQPIGEIGGIPVTSNVWDLSRIQRFISSGQTREDLVIDFAADYDGAIPVLKTSFDGAPFESYIAVIPGTQLAAIYDKWGARLLEANVRSFLQARNKVNRGIRDTIRDQPEMFFSYNNGLTATADAVEISDMGEGLFLMSADNLQIVNGGQTTASIHAARKLDQLKDVFVQMKLTIVPPERAEEIVPRISEFANSQNKVNAADFFANHPFHVHMQEFSRRVLAPAGDVHYRESKWFYERARGQFADERARRSPAERKRFDAEFPRTQFFTKTDLAKFENSWRCKPHIVSRGAQKNFGELARVIGEEWSDSKAGADRFDEVWYKRLVAKAIIFRNLERVVPAQTWYAGGYRANIVTYAFAKVVHDAEARKRTVDLDQVWRMQRVPVILERACLVAAEAANDVITNPPTGIRNMSEWAKQQACWSQLSARSVTYEREFHDTLIDPSQARDFKRDQRRERVERDSINAQAEVVLQGGEYWSNVLAFGKSIGKLNPKEQSILGVCAQIPGKVPSESQSRAALQIVTRLEAFY; encoded by the coding sequence ATGGAGGAACTTGCGGAATTCCACCGGGAACTCATCGCCGATGTCCAGGGCGATGCGGATGCCATGGGGCTGATCACGGCCGAGGCGTTTCTCGAGAAGATCGGCGACATTCTCGACGAGGCGGGCGAGGTCTCGTCACTCGGTCTCTGCTATTTTGATGGCAAGGACGGAACGAAACCGCTTCACGTCGATGCTTATGGCTGGGATCAGGATGACGAGGAAGGCGTACTGACGATGGCCGTCTGCGATTTCGTTCTTTCCGACGAACCGAAGTCGATAGGCAAGGACGAGATCAACAGTCAGCTGAAGCGCCTCGCCAACTTCATCGTGGCCGCCGTGAGGCAATCCTTTCGCGAAGGGCTCGAGGAAACCAGCAAGGGGTTCGTTCTCGCCGATCTGATCGCACGTTCCTGGAAGAAGATTGGCAAGATCAAGCTGCTTCTCGTGACCAATCGGGTCAACAAGGCAAGAACGGACGCCCAACCTATCGGGGAGATCGGGGGAATTCCTGTCACCTCGAATGTCTGGGATCTGTCGCGCATCCAGCGGTTCATTTCCTCGGGGCAGACCCGCGAAGACCTGGTTATCGATTTCGCCGCGGATTATGACGGCGCGATCCCTGTTCTCAAGACCTCGTTCGATGGCGCTCCTTTCGAAAGCTACATCGCTGTCATCCCGGGCACCCAGCTGGCCGCAATCTACGACAAGTGGGGTGCCCGTTTGCTTGAGGCCAATGTCCGGAGCTTCCTCCAGGCCCGCAACAAGGTGAATCGGGGGATTCGTGACACGATCCGGGACCAGCCGGAAATGTTCTTCTCCTACAACAATGGCCTCACGGCCACGGCCGACGCGGTCGAGATTTCGGACATGGGTGAAGGCCTTTTCCTCATGTCGGCCGACAATCTGCAGATTGTGAACGGAGGGCAGACCACGGCATCGATCCATGCCGCGAGAAAGCTCGATCAGCTCAAGGACGTGTTTGTCCAGATGAAGCTGACCATAGTCCCACCTGAGCGGGCCGAGGAGATCGTTCCCCGGATATCGGAATTTGCAAACAGCCAGAACAAGGTGAACGCTGCGGATTTCTTCGCGAACCATCCGTTTCATGTGCACATGCAGGAATTCTCCCGGCGTGTTCTCGCTCCGGCTGGCGATGTTCATTATCGCGAGTCCAAGTGGTTCTACGAGCGGGCTCGCGGTCAGTTCGCTGATGAGCGGGCGAGGCGTTCGCCGGCAGAGCGCAAGCGCTTTGATGCCGAGTTTCCACGCACCCAGTTCTTCACGAAGACGGATCTGGCCAAGTTCGAGAACTCTTGGCGTTGCAAGCCGCATATCGTGAGCAGGGGTGCACAGAAGAATTTCGGCGAACTGGCCAGGGTGATCGGCGAGGAATGGAGCGACAGCAAGGCAGGGGCAGATCGGTTTGACGAGGTCTGGTACAAGCGCCTCGTTGCCAAGGCGATCATCTTCAGGAACCTCGAACGGGTGGTGCCGGCCCAGACCTGGTATGCGGGCGGCTATCGTGCCAACATCGTTACCTATGCCTTCGCCAAAGTGGTTCACGATGCCGAAGCGAGAAAGCGTACCGTCGACCTTGATCAGGTCTGGCGGATGCAGCGGGTTCCGGTTATCCTCGAAAGAGCCTGTCTGGTCGCTGCCGAAGCAGCCAATGACGTGATCACCAATCCTCCAACGGGCATCCGCAACATGAGCGAATGGGCGAAGCAGCAGGCCTGCTGGTCCCAGCTTTCTGCCCGCTCAGTCACATATGAACGAGAATTCCACGACACGTTGATCGACCCATCGCAGGCCCGCGATTTCAAGAGGGATCAGCGGCGCGAACGTGTCGAACGTGACAGCATCAATGCCCAGGCTGAGGTTGTGCTGCAGGGGGGAGAATATTGGTCGAACGTGCTGGCCTTCGGCAAGTCGATCGGCAAGCTCAACCCGAAGGAGCAATCGATACTGGGCGTATGTGCGCAGATCCCGGGCAAGGTTCCGTCGGAGAGCCAATCCCGGGCCGCTCTCCAGATAGTGACCCGTCTGGAGGCCTTTTACTGA